DNA sequence from the Hippoglossus stenolepis isolate QCI-W04-F060 chromosome 17, HSTE1.2, whole genome shotgun sequence genome:
TTAAAGAGGTAGTGAAAACAAGTACAGTGTGTTGTAGCCTAGCAACTTGTCTGTTTGCCCTGTTACCATGAACATTGGTCAGCCACAAACTCAGACTCTGCCCAAGGATGTGTGCAGAAGGCTCATGAGACTCATGAGACTTTGTATGCCCTGAGCTTTGCCTCATAGGCAGCCCTTCCACAGGCAGTGGAAAGTCTGCCTACTTGATTGGCAGGTGATCAACCAGAATCCAACCCTTTACATCTGGCATGGAGGCATTTGATTGGTTCAGCTCAGTGGGCGTCAGCCTGAGGAGAAGTGCTGCCTGCAAGACTTTATTTTAGAGCAAAATGAGTCATATTGCAGCGCAGAGAGTTAGGAGGCGTGTGTGGGGGGGGCCTTTctcctgttcctctctctgGTGTTATCCAACTTTCCGCCGAcatgaaacacaatgaaaagaatTTAGTGGAAAAAATAACAGAGTGGTGATCCTGATGCCCTGTGACTCAGACGCTCCACTTTTATTCGTCCTGCTCGAATGGCCCAAACTATAACGCAGCAAACTTTTACTCAGTTAGCACCAAGACACCTAATCTATCTGTTTATGTGTCTATCAAGTTATGACATCACCTTCACAGAGAGGTGTGTGCACATCTAGAACATTCTGCAGATTCCTCAGAGCGGTGATAAGCGGGGGCTTTATcgaacagagagggagaggtctGTCTTACTGTTCATACAATGGAAGTCATAAAATACAGGTGGGAATCACATCATCACACTCAGTGTTGTCTATACACTATGTAAGTACGAGATGATCTCTGTGATGAGATTCACCCGGGAGGgaaatcaacacaaaacaaaggtTGGGAAAGAGCTATAATGCAGCTTAGTGtccatttttttacatttatttaaactgaGAAGAGACACGTGGCTTCATATTCAGAGAAATATgttcaaagacaaacacatcagCCCAACAGACAAAAGACACAAGAGGTTTGAAAATGTTCAGCATATTTAATGGACAAAAATATCGTTACAAAAACTGAGATGCTTTTTgtggcttcttctcctctcgcCCTTTTACTTCTTCGTCTTCTTGCACATGTGCGACTGGTAGCACTGCTCACAGGCAATGGAAAGTCCGAcaaccagagaaacaaactccTCAAAGTCCACCTGGCCGTCGCCGTTGGTGTCCAGGTCCTTCATGATCTTGTCGACAGCAGCGGGGTCCTTCTGACTCTGGAGGGGGGCATCAACGAGAAAACAGCAATGAAGGGATATGATAACAAAGGAATGCGTTAGAATCTTGAACACCGTCGGTCGTCTCTCTCACCTTAAGGA
Encoded proteins:
- the s100a10a gene encoding protein S100-A10a, coding for MPSELETAMESLIKVFHRYASKEKNTTTLNRRELRELMENELSNFLKSQKDPAAVDKIMKDLDTNGDGQVDFEEFVSLVVGLSIACEQCYQSHMCKKTKK